A window from Centropristis striata isolate RG_2023a ecotype Rhode Island chromosome 4, C.striata_1.0, whole genome shotgun sequence encodes these proteins:
- the xaf1 gene encoding XIAP-associated factor 1: MDNKEATRTCGQCHKEVAEANFALHETHCSRFLCPCPDCDEHVPRELLDQHREEQHTQVRCLKCNKKMERCQLTDHEAEECVERLQSCPFCELELPWKDLDEHSLACGSRTELCRDCGRYVTLRDQPEHSSTCSATNNGSAPPQTTSKLPPNETNITVNCSICMAPFPAEDIEDHELECVSATDWDNEESEPLEENNEDEGDFYKQGATPQLSSTFKANSLSASNVPLGDGGDPNQISTCPHCHLALPLLTLRWHQVKCQLHIVLK, translated from the exons ATGGATAACAAGGAGGCAACACGCACCTGCGGCCAGTG TCACAAAGAGGTTGCAGAGGCCAACTTTGCTCTGCATGAAACTCATTGCAGCCGCTTCTTATGTCCTTGTCCTGACTGTGATGAACATGTCCCCAGAGAACTGCTGGACCAGCACAGAGAGGAACAGCACACCcag GTGAGATGCTTAAAGTGTAACAAGAAGATGGAACGTTGTCAGCTAACGGATCATGAG GCTGAGGAGTGTGTGGAGCGTCTGCAGAGCTGTCCGTTCTGCGAGCTGGAGCTGCCATGGAAGGACCTGGACGAGCACAGTCTGGCCTGTGGGAGTCGCACTGAGCTCTGCAGGGACTGTGGCCGTTACGTCACCCTGAGGGACCAGCCCGAGCACAGCTCCACCTGCTCAGCTACTAACAATGGCTCAGCTCCACCTCAAACTACCAGCAAACTGCCACCAAATGAGA caaatatAACCGTCAATTGTAGCATATGTATGGCACCATTTCCAGCTGAGGATATAGAGGACCATGAG CTGGAGTGTGTTTCAGCAACTGACTGGGACAATGAAGAGTCTGAGCCGTTGGAGGAAAACAATGAGGACGAGGGGGATTTTTACAAGCAGGGAGCAACTCCTCAACTAAGCAGCACCTTTAAGGCCAACTCCCTGTCAGCCAGCAATGTTCCCTTGGGGGATGGAGGTGACCCAAACCAGATCAGCACCTGCCCCCACTGCCATCTTGCCCTGCCCCTCCTCACACTACGCTGGCATCAG GTGAAGTGCCAACTCCACATTGTCTTGAAATAA
- the ccdc150 gene encoding LOW QUALITY PROTEIN: coiled-coil domain-containing protein 150 (The sequence of the model RefSeq protein was modified relative to this genomic sequence to represent the inferred CDS: substituted 1 base at 1 genomic stop codon) — protein MSHSSVLPGGPEALSLLQQRLLLAEEEAEALIQDMGALGVSRDQILGSVQRRDATQRPGSPLKMCRGHGVEGPLWQQSDALVSRVCRMESLLQTLKLTVFRLETERELDPSHTAHLKQQLAALQQESEEEHQASRREVIQLREQLQQVCQERDEARIQVQRLGEAVGVATAAKMDVALAAEELKIVKSEMSHKLMEMKEQMRQESSRSAEAMKPHSQLLLRFEEMASVLEMERRQALLLQSDCQVLRVQVQTSRQQLEEERDRGRQLEEHCQLLKEQTAMKDSLASELKTELKAERSHVVKKLQEEALLLEAARRSIHTEQQVALTDNVSLQLELEKLKGEHAQILQSSSIAQETAATKREILERTIERLRGELKTARKEEEAVRKDLEGSKNELCLVVTKLECERSNLEVQLSKAKLEAGSLSSALQNQQDENRRLMGKVAALEQQQHAVQQVDQMLKDPTDKNKPAYEKGKHKINELEALQGVCGPVVSQTLENILASHTGLQLNSQTLQQVLGGREQDRLQAQREIRTHQAEVEKLQRLLTSTHSKSTRDLESLQKASDRAKVDNKRLAQSLERAMLTNSSLHLRLEQARDQYQATITLRDEDLQEARTKIHHLSEELGAVKLQTREDYESSMKTLHREISELKRTVKDSSTGSGDLSEANQELRQRVSELERLVSKQKARIREQRSQLRQQRSRGQQESGXIFSLLCQQTFDERIRNLHEKELADSEHQGVRMDSQQVLHKRESDLERWTSTIQRWESKRELAHIAGRPTPVRTQLTTQSD, from the exons ATGTCCCACTCCTCCGTCCTGCCTGGGGGCCCCGAGGCTCTGTCCCTCCTCCAACAGCGTCTGCTGCTGGCTGAGGAGGAGGCTGAAGCTCTTATTCAAGACATGGGGGCCCTGGGAGTTTCCAGGGACCAAATCTTGGGATCTGTACAGAGAAGGGATGCCACTCAGAGGCCTGGAAGTCCTCTGAAGATGTGTCGGGGCCATGGGGTCGAGGGCCCGCTGTGGCAGCAGAGTGACGCTCTAGTCAGCCGGGTGTGTCGTATGGAAAGTCTGCTCCAGACCCTCAAACTCACCGTCTTCCGCCTGGAGACTGAGAGAGAGCTGGATCCGTCTCACACGG CTCATCTGAAGCAGCAGCTGGCGGCGCTGCAGcaggagagtgaggaggagcaTCAGGCCTCCAGGAGGGAGGTGATCCAGCTCAGGGAGCAGCTTCAGCAGGTTTGCCAGGAGAGAGATGAGGCTCGCATACAGGTGCAGAGGCTGGGAGAGGCTGTGGGGGTAGCCACGGCTGCTAAG ATGGATGTGGCTTTGGCTGCTGAGGAGCTGAAGATTGTCAAATCAGAGATGAGTCACAAACTGATGGAG ATGAAAGAGCAGATGAGACAGGAGTCTAGCCGCTCCGCTGAAGCCATGAAACCTCACAGCCAGCTTCTCCTGCGCTTTGAGGAGATGGCGAGCGTGTTGGAGATGGAGAGGAGACAG gctctgctgctgcagtcaGATTGCCAGGTCTTGCGTGTGCAGGTACAGACGAGTCGGCAGCAACTGgaggaagaaagagacagaggcaGGCAGCTGGAGGAACACTGTCAGCTGCTCAAAGAACAGACAG CAATGAAGGACTCACTTGCGTCTGAGTTGAAAACTGAACTGAAG GCTGAGAGGAGTCATGTTGTCAAGAAACTGCAGGAGGAAGCCCTGCTGCTGGAGGCAGCCAGGCGCAGCATCCACACTGAGCAGCAGGTGGCGCTAACAGATAACGTTAGTCTGCAGCTGGAGCT GGAGAAGCTCAAAGGCGAACATGCACAGATCCTGCAGAGCTCCTCCATTGCACAAGAGACAGCAGCCACTAAGAGGGAAATACTGGAGCGGACCATTGAGAGGCTGCGGGGGGAGCTGAAGACGGccagaaaagaagaggaggcaGTGAGGAAAGACCTGGAAGGTTCAAAAAATGAG TTATGTCTTGTTGTCACAAAGTTGGAGTGTGAGAGGAGCAATCTGGAGGTCCAACTCAGTAAGGCCAAG ctggagGCGGGATCTCTGAGCTCAGCCTTACAAAACCAGCAGGATGAGAACAGGAGGCTCATGGGAAAGGTTGCTGCTTTAGAGCAACAGCAG CATGCAGTGCAGCAGGTGGACCAGATGTTGAAGGATCCAACTGACAAGAACAAACCAGCCTATGAGAAAGGCAAACATAAg ATCAATGAGCTGGAGGCCTTGCAGGGTGTCTGTGGTCCTGTTGTCTCTCAAACTCTTGAAAACATCCTGGCCTCCCACACAGGACTGCAACTCAACAGTCAGACCCTGCAGCAAGTGCTGGGGGGGCGAGAGCAGGACAG GCTGCAGGCTCAGAGAGAAATCAGGACACACCAAGCAGAGGTGGAGAAACTCCAGAGACTCCTCACATCTACTCACTCCAAAAGCACCAGAGAT CTGGAGTCCTTGCAGAAAGCCTCAGATAGAGCCAAAGTGGACAACAAGAGGCTGGCCCAGAGTTTGGAGCGGGCTATGTTGACCAACAGCAGTTTACACCTCAGACTGGAGCAGGCCAGAGACCAGTATCAGGCTACCATCACACTGAG AGACGAGGACCTGCAAGAGGCTCGAACAAAGATTCACCATTTGTCTGAAGAGCTGGGCGCTGTAAAGCTGCAGACCAGAGAAGACTATGAATCCTCCATGAAGACACTGCATCGAGAAATCTCAGAG CTAAAGCGTACAGTTAAAGACTCGTCAACAGGGTCAGGTGACCTGTCCGAAGCCAACCAGGAGCTCCGCCAACGGGTGTCCGAGCTGGAGCGGCTGGTGTCCAAACAGAAAGCTCGTATCAGAGAGCAGAGGAGTCAGCTGAGgcagcagaggagcagaggtCAGCAGGAG TCTGGATAGATATTCAGTCTGCTTTGTCAACAGACATTTGATGAGAGAATCAGAAATCTGCATGAGAAAGAGCTGGCTGACAGCGAGCACCAGGGGGTCAGGATGGATTCCCAGCAG GTTTTGCACAAACGGGAGTCAGATTTGGAGAGGTGGACTTCTACCATCCAGCGGtgggagagcaagagagagctgGCTCACATCGCTGGACGACCCACGCCTGTGAGGACACAGCTGACAACACAATCAGACTGA